From a region of the Arachis ipaensis cultivar K30076 chromosome B09, Araip1.1, whole genome shotgun sequence genome:
- the LOC107617451 gene encoding casein kinase 1-like protein 2 isoform X2, with amino-acid sequence MEPRVGNKFRIGRKIGSGSFGEIYLGTNIQTNEEVAIKLENVKTKHPQLLYESKLYKILQGGTGIPNVKWYGVEGEYNVLVMDLLGPSLEDLFNFCSRKLSLKTVLMLADQMINRVEFVHSKSFLHRDIKPDNFLMGLGRRANQVYIIDFGLAKKYRDTSTHQHIPYRENKNLTGTARYASMNTHLGIEQSRRDDLESLGYVLMYFLRGSLPWQGLKAGNKKQKYEKISEKKVSTSIESLCRGYPSEFASYFHYCRSLRFDDKPDYAYLKRLFRDLFIREGFQFDYVFDWTILKYQQSQVATPPARAVVPAAGPSSGMPSAVLNADGQSGEDGRRIGWSSSDPTRRRHSGPVANDGILSRQKAQLINDSTGSKDAMARCCIQQP; translated from the exons ATGGAGCCTCGAGTTGGGAACAAGTTCCGTATCGGTCGGAAAATTGGTAGCGGATCCTTTGGAGAGATCTATCTCG GTACTAATATTCAAACAAATGAAGAGGTTGCGATTAAGCTT GAAAATGTCAAAACCAAGCACCCCCAGTTGCTGTATGAATCAAAGCTGTATAAAATACTGCAAGGAGGAA CTGGGATCCCAAATGTGAAATGGTATGGCGTAGAAGGAGAGTACAATGTGCTTGTGATGGATTTACTGGGCCCTAGTCTTGAGGATTTATTCAATTTCTGTAGTCGGAAATTGTCTCTCAAAACTGTTCTCATGCTTGCTGATCAGATG ATAAATCGAGTTGAATTTGTTCATTCAAAATCATTTTTGCATCGGGATATCAAGCCAGACAATTTCCTCATGGGTTTAGGGAGGCGTGCGAATCAA GTGTATATCATTGACTTTGGTCTTGCTAAGAAATACAGGGACACTTCTACACATCAGCATATTCCTTACAG AGAGAATAAGAATTTGACAGGAACGGCTAGGTATGCTAGCATGAATACTCATCTTGGAATTG AGCAAAGCCGCAGGGATGATTTAGAGTCACTTGGATATGTACTTAtgtattttttaagaggaag TCTGCCTTGGCAGGGACTAAAAGCAGGAAATAAGAAACAGAAATATGAAAAAATCAGTGAGAAGAAAGTTTCTACTTCAATTGAG TCTCTCTGTCGTGGCTATCCCTCAGAATTTGCGTCATACTTCCATTACTGCCGGTCACTTAGGTTTGATGATAAACCAGATTACGCTTATTTGAAGAGACTTTTTCGTGACCTTTTCATTCGTGAAG GATTCCAGTTTGATTATGTGTTCGATTGGACCATATTGAAATATCAACAATCTCAAGTTGCCACTCCTCCTGCCCGTGCTGTG GTTCCTGCTGCTGGACCAAGTTCTGGCATGCCATCAGCTGTTTTGAATGCTGATGGCCAGTCAG GTGAAGATGGTAGGCGAATTGGTTGGTCTTCATCAGATCCTACCCGTAGAAGACACTCTGGACCTGTTGCTAATGATGGAATCTTATCTAGACAAAAAGCCCAACTTATAAATGACTCGACTGGATCTAAAGATGCTATG GCGAGGTGCTGTATCCAGCAGCCGTGA
- the LOC110266746 gene encoding uncharacterized protein LOC110266746 has product MEKFRGDGFLLEIEGIKGPLGRWHKENFGDMDKKIAKFEEEIKKVDDMAGELSDVGVQGWSVERITEEESATLEVIPSAEEIKEAVWDCESSKAPDCDGYNMNFIKRCWGEIVADFMAAVVEFFQTSRLPADSNITWVALAPKFIGAKEIKDLRPISMVGCVYKVISKVLVRRMRAVMPKLVGETQSAFVKGRNIHDGALIACETVHWLKRRKKEAERGLRQGDPLSPFLFVLVVDVLHRMVGEAVRNGRILPLVVSRDSVELSHLQFADDTILFCPPEDETMKNYKRLLRWFELEDTLPVKYLGVPLGANPRLVKTWKPIIDKVEEKLSLWKAKVLSKAEKLVLIKSVLNSLLVYYLSLYKMPKAVAEKLISLQRRCYKKECYPRMSPATASRTLSGKGWFHQEWSCLLGVECLGSCLWPALVLSEGVEGPFSKLDRGTAWKRDLKAASEVLLCDHLAHLDGEE; this is encoded by the exons ATGGAGAAGTTTAGGGGCGATGGATTTCTCTTAGAAATTGAAGGCATTAAGGGGCCTTTGGGAAGATGGCATAAGGAAAACTTTGGTGACATGGATAAGAAGATCGcgaagtttgaggaagagattaaAAAGGTGGATGATATGGCAG GAGAGCTCTCCGATGTTGGGGTTCAGGGATGGTCTGTAGAAAGGATAACTGAGGAAGAATCTGCAACCTTGGAGGTGATACCATCGGCTGAGGAAATTAAAGAGGCAGTATGGGATTGTGAGTCGTCGAAGGCGCCAGACTGTGATGggtacaacatgaacttcatTAAGAGGTGCTGGGGTGAGATTGTGGCTGATTTTATGGCCGCGGTGGTGGAGTTCTTTCAGACATCAAGGTTACCAGCAGATTCCAACATTACATGGGTGGCGCTGGCCCCTAAGTTCATTGGCGCGAAAGAGATTAAAGACCTCAGACCTATTAGTATGGTTGGATGTGTGTACAAGGTTATTTCGAAGGTTTTAGTGAGGAGAATGAGAGCAGTGATGCCAAAGCTGGTAGGGGAGACTCAGAGCGCCTTCGTCAAGGGTAGGAATATTCATGATGGGGCTCTCATAGCGTGTGAGACGGTACACTGGCTTAAAAGGAGAAAAAAGGAGGCAG AAAGGGGTTTGAGACAAGGTGACCCACTCTCTCCGTTTCTTTTTGTGTTGGTTGTGGATGTTTTGCATAGAATGGTTGGTGAGGCAGTTAGGAATGGACGTATCTTGCCTTTGGTGGTTAGTCGGGACAGTGTGGAGCTATCACACCTCCAGTTTGCTGATGATACAATTTTGTTTTGTCCCCCTGAAGACGAGACAATGAAGAACTACAAGCGGCTCCTGCGATGGTTTGAGTTG GAGGATACCCTCCCTGTGAAGTACCTTGGAGTTCCCTTAGGAGCTAATCCGAGGCTAGTTAAGACCTGGAAGCCCATCATTGATAAAGTGGAAGAGAAACTAAGCCTTTGGAAGGCAAAGGTGCTAAGCAAAGCGGAAAAGTTGGTGCTCATCAAATCAGTCTTGAATAGCCTTTTAGTGTATTATTTGAGCCTCTATAAGATGCCGAAGGCAGTTGCTGAGAAGTTGATTTCCTTACAGAGAAG gtgctACAAGAAGGAATGCTATCCGAGGATGTCACCAGCTACAGCTTCACGAACACTATCTGGAAAGGGTTGGTTCCACCAAGAGTGGAGCTGTTTGCTTG GTGTGGAGTGCTTGGGTAGCTGCCTTTGGCCGGCTTTGGTCTTGTCCGAGGGTGTTGAAGGACCATTTTCTAAGCTGGACAGAGGAACTGCATGGAAAAGAGATTTAAAAGCAGCGTCTGAGGTGCTTCTATGCGATCATCTGGCACATTTGGATGGAGAGGAATAG
- the LOC107617452 gene encoding eukaryotic initiation factor 4A-10 — MAGLAPEGTQFDARQYDAKMSELLSTDGQEFFTSYDEVYDSFDAMGLQENLLRGIYAYGFERPSAIQQRGIVPFCKGLDVIQQAQSGTGKTATFCSGILQQLDYGLVQCQALVLAPTRELAQQIEKVMRALGDYLGVKVHACVGGTSVREDQRILQAGVHTVVGTPGRVFDMLRRQSLRPDHIKMFVLDEADEMLSRGFKDQIYDIFQLLPGKIQVGVFSATMPPEALEITRKFMNKPVRILVKRDELTLEGIKQFYVDVQKEEWKLETLCDLYETLAITQSVIFVNTRRKVDWLTDKMRANDHTVSATHGDMDQNTRDIIMREFRSGSSRVLITTDLLARGIDVQQVSLVINYDLPTQPENYLHRIGRSGRFGRKGVAINFVTQDDARMLSDIQKFYNVNVEELPSNVADLL, encoded by the exons ATGGCAGGTTTGGCCCCAGAAGGAACACAATTTGATGCACGTCAGTATGACGCCAAGATGAGTGAATT GCTTTCCACTGATGGACAAGAATTCTTCACCTCTTATGATGAAGTCTATGACAGCTTTGATGCTATGGGATTGCAAGAAAATCTTTTGAGAGGCATATATGCTTATG GTTTCGAGAGGCCTTCTGCAATCCAGCAAAGAGGAATTGTTCCTTTTTGCAAAGGTCTGGATGTGATTCAACAGGCTCAGTCTGGAACTGGGAAGACCGCTACATTTTGTTCTGGAATTTTGCAGCAGCTTGATTACGGATTGGTTCAGTGTCAGGCTCTGGTGTTGGCACCGACAAGGGAGCTAGCACAGCAGATTGAGAAGGTTATGCGAGCACTTGGCGATTACCTTGGTGTTAAGGTTCATGCTTGTGTTGGAGGGACAAGTGTTCGTGAGGATCAGCGCATCCTCCAAGCTGGAGTACATACTGTTGTTGGTACTCCTGGACGTGTTTTTGACATGCTGCGGAGGCAATCTCTTCGCCCAGATCACATAAAGATGTTTGTTTTGGATGAGGCTGATGAAATGCTCTCACGTGGTTTCAAGGATCAG ATCTATGACATCTTCCAGCTACTGCCAGGTAAAATTCAGGTTGGAGTGTTTTCTGCTACAATGCCACCAGAAGCTCTTGAGATTACAAGAAAGTTCATGAATAAGCCAGTGAGGATCCTGGTTAAGCGTGATGAGCTGACCCTCGAGGGTATCAAGCAGTTCTATGTCGATGTTCAGAAGGAAGAGTGGAAGCTGGAGACATTGTGCGACCTTTACGAGACTCTGGCTATTACTCAGAGTGTCATTTTCGTGAATACCAGACGCAAGGTGGATTGGTTGACTGACAAGATGCGAGCCAATGACCACACTGTCTCAGCCACCCATGGTGACATGGACCAAAACACTAGGGATATTATCATGAGGGAATTCCGGTCCGGTTCTTCTCGAGTTCTCATCACCACCGACCTCCTGGCTCGTGGTATCGATGTGCAGCAAGTTTCACTGGTCATAAACTATGATCTGCCTACTCAACCAGAAAACTACCTCCACCGTATTGGCCGTAGCGGGCGTTTTGGAAGAAAAGGTGTTGCTATAAACTTTGTGACACAGGATGATGCCAGAATGCTGTCTGATATTCAGAAGTTCTACAATGTGAATGTGGAGGAGCTGCCATCCAATGTTGCTGATTTGCTCTGA
- the LOC107617451 gene encoding casein kinase 1-like protein 2 isoform X1 encodes MEPRVGNKFRIGRKIGSGSFGEIYLGTNIQTNEEVAIKLENVKTKHPQLLYESKLYKILQGGTGIPNVKWYGVEGEYNVLVMDLLGPSLEDLFNFCSRKLSLKTVLMLADQMINRVEFVHSKSFLHRDIKPDNFLMGLGRRANQVYIIDFGLAKKYRDTSTHQHIPYRENKNLTGTARYASMNTHLGIEQSRRDDLESLGYVLMYFLRGSLPWQGLKAGNKKQKYEKISEKKVSTSIESLCRGYPSEFASYFHYCRSLRFDDKPDYAYLKRLFRDLFIREGFQFDYVFDWTILKYQQSQVATPPARAVVPAAGPSSGMPSAVLNADGQSGEDGRRIGWSSSDPTRRRHSGPVANDGILSRQKAQLINDSTGSKDAMLPSSNFFLSSGSNRRGAVSSSRDALVGGETEPSRPLTMESTQGAIRKMSGPQRSSPITSSELNRPASGRNPANGKNLESTVKGIESLHFNDERAQY; translated from the exons ATGGAGCCTCGAGTTGGGAACAAGTTCCGTATCGGTCGGAAAATTGGTAGCGGATCCTTTGGAGAGATCTATCTCG GTACTAATATTCAAACAAATGAAGAGGTTGCGATTAAGCTT GAAAATGTCAAAACCAAGCACCCCCAGTTGCTGTATGAATCAAAGCTGTATAAAATACTGCAAGGAGGAA CTGGGATCCCAAATGTGAAATGGTATGGCGTAGAAGGAGAGTACAATGTGCTTGTGATGGATTTACTGGGCCCTAGTCTTGAGGATTTATTCAATTTCTGTAGTCGGAAATTGTCTCTCAAAACTGTTCTCATGCTTGCTGATCAGATG ATAAATCGAGTTGAATTTGTTCATTCAAAATCATTTTTGCATCGGGATATCAAGCCAGACAATTTCCTCATGGGTTTAGGGAGGCGTGCGAATCAA GTGTATATCATTGACTTTGGTCTTGCTAAGAAATACAGGGACACTTCTACACATCAGCATATTCCTTACAG AGAGAATAAGAATTTGACAGGAACGGCTAGGTATGCTAGCATGAATACTCATCTTGGAATTG AGCAAAGCCGCAGGGATGATTTAGAGTCACTTGGATATGTACTTAtgtattttttaagaggaag TCTGCCTTGGCAGGGACTAAAAGCAGGAAATAAGAAACAGAAATATGAAAAAATCAGTGAGAAGAAAGTTTCTACTTCAATTGAG TCTCTCTGTCGTGGCTATCCCTCAGAATTTGCGTCATACTTCCATTACTGCCGGTCACTTAGGTTTGATGATAAACCAGATTACGCTTATTTGAAGAGACTTTTTCGTGACCTTTTCATTCGTGAAG GATTCCAGTTTGATTATGTGTTCGATTGGACCATATTGAAATATCAACAATCTCAAGTTGCCACTCCTCCTGCCCGTGCTGTG GTTCCTGCTGCTGGACCAAGTTCTGGCATGCCATCAGCTGTTTTGAATGCTGATGGCCAGTCAG GTGAAGATGGTAGGCGAATTGGTTGGTCTTCATCAGATCCTACCCGTAGAAGACACTCTGGACCTGTTGCTAATGATGGAATCTTATCTAGACAAAAAGCCCAACTTATAAATGACTCGACTGGATCTAAAGATGCTATG TTGCCAAGTTCTAATTTCTTCCTCTCAAGTGGATCTAACAGGCGAGGTGCTGTATCCAGCAGCCGTGATGCGCTCGTTGGCGGTGAGACAGAGCCCTCTCGTCCCCTCACCATGGAATCtactcaaggtgcaattcgaaaaATGTCCGGCCCTCAAAGAAGTTCACCCATCACATCATCTGAGCTCAACCGACCAGCCTCTGGCAGAAATCCAGCAAACGGAAAGAATTTGGAGTCCACTGTTAAAGGCATAGAAAGCCTGCATTTCAATGATGAGAGGGCACAGTATTAG